Proteins encoded in a region of the Streptococcus sanguinis genome:
- a CDS encoding GNAT family N-acetyltransferase, whose translation MKHIYLKYLEEKDYSVWLEGFSNRLPSQSPFDAGLLDMTICTESWFADLVAKHRDFREKDQQYIWGIYDAKRGKHVGMVNLFVLARDDFQWAEIGYTIHNQFWRQGYARAMLEELKKVSRELGFHRLEAHVDLQNIPSQNLLEQADFYREGVRKQFQKEGQEWKDRQVFVYILDCKCLEF comes from the coding sequence ATGAAACATATTTATTTAAAATATCTGGAAGAGAAGGATTACTCGGTTTGGCTGGAAGGATTTTCCAATAGACTGCCTTCTCAATCACCATTTGATGCTGGGCTTTTAGATATGACAATTTGTACAGAAAGTTGGTTTGCGGATTTGGTGGCTAAGCACCGCGATTTCCGAGAGAAAGACCAACAGTATATTTGGGGAATTTATGATGCAAAAAGAGGAAAACATGTAGGTATGGTTAATTTATTTGTGCTAGCTAGAGATGATTTTCAATGGGCAGAAATAGGTTATACGATACATAATCAATTTTGGCGTCAGGGCTACGCCAGAGCTATGTTAGAAGAACTCAAGAAAGTCAGTCGCGAACTAGGATTTCATCGTTTAGAAGCACATGTTGATCTACAGAATATCCCTTCGCAGAATTTGCTGGAGCAAGCTGATTTCTATCGTGAAGGTGTACGGAAACAATTCCAAAAAGAAGGGCAGGAGTGGAAGGATAGACAAGTTTTTGTTTATATTTTAGATTGTAAGTGTCTAGAGTTTTGA
- a CDS encoding replication initiator protein A — MRDIKFISASHYQTSERFYALPKILFESPLYENMRLDSKVAYSMLKDRLDLSFKNNWIDEDGNIYLVYSNSNLMKILNCSKSTLLRIKKQLTEYGLIREIQQSTSKSGNLANRIYLGLLQDDTPTRNADKSGDFKSDTRGVSNLDQGGVKKTLGGCQIDTTPVSDLSPNDTDISDTDISDTDINDTELIISEEDEEKATQNSKNKDPNSLFRKVDKATQYDKDYICDLVYAQLLEDNYSETVISVIMLPFEDRYKYALENMRFARSSEMVAEYIYNGLLATYNSNARKQLE; from the coding sequence ATGCGAGATATAAAATTTATTAGTGCAAGTCATTATCAAACATCAGAACGATTTTATGCATTGCCCAAAATTCTATTTGAAAGCCCTTTGTACGAGAACATGAGATTAGACTCCAAAGTAGCTTATTCTATGCTGAAAGACAGATTGGATTTATCTTTCAAGAACAATTGGATTGATGAAGATGGAAATATCTATTTGGTATATTCTAACTCTAATCTAATGAAGATCCTAAATTGTTCAAAATCTACCCTTTTAAGAATTAAGAAGCAGCTTACAGAATATGGTTTAATTCGTGAAATTCAACAATCTACTAGTAAATCAGGAAACCTTGCTAACCGGATTTACCTTGGTCTACTACAAGATGATACACCTACTAGAAATGCTGATAAATCAGGTGATTTCAAATCTGACACCAGGGGGGTGTCAAATTTAGACCAGGGGGGTGTCAAAAAAACACTAGGGGGGTGTCAAATTGATACTACCCCGGTATCAGATTTATCCCCTAACGATACTGATATTAGTGATACTGATATTAGTGATACTGATATAAATGATACTGAATTAATTATTTCTGAGGAGGATGAGGAAAAGGCTACTCAAAATTCAAAAAATAAAGATCCAAATTCCCTTTTCCGGAAGGTTGATAAAGCTACCCAATATGATAAAGATTATATCTGTGATTTGGTATATGCTCAGCTTTTGGAAGATAACTACTCAGAAACAGTAATTAGTGTTATCATGCTGCCATTTGAGGATCGTTACAAGTATGCTCTAGAGAATATGCGCTTTGCACGTTCATCTGAAATGGTTGCTGAGTACATCTACAATGGGCTACTAGCAACTTACAACAGCAATGCCAGAAAGCAGTTGGAATAA
- a CDS encoding YdbC family protein, with protein MTDWKDGNDWSFEKPQEQNQSNRHPRKDNNEPVHFKVVEHIATLSTTEKGWRKELNKVSWNNTVPRYDIRSWKDDYSRVGKGVTLFEDEMIVLRKVLQQLNLTEDRKEE; from the coding sequence ATGACGGATTGGAAAGACGGAAATGATTGGAGTTTTGAAAAACCTCAGGAACAGAACCAGTCCAACCGTCACCCCAGAAAAGATAATAATGAGCCAGTTCATTTTAAAGTGGTTGAGCATATAGCAACACTGTCAACCACTGAAAAAGGCTGGCGGAAGGAACTAAATAAAGTTTCTTGGAACAACACAGTTCCAAGATATGATATTCGATCCTGGAAGGACGATTATTCACGAGTTGGCAAAGGAGTCACACTTTTCGAGGATGAAATGATTGTCCTGAGGAAAGTGTTGCAACAATTAAATCTAACAGAAGATAGAAAAGAGGAATAA
- a CDS encoding type IV secretion system protein yields the protein MGYILAFMLVYFSSEIFDVIVYFFNKGITLVNSVLPKTGFKSDIDTSGVSGWIMKQIVGLVGSATDFVGNVCAGIIAFLRFFQMYILKAVAPILTALFMSEKTRNITINFLKLFAAYAFQGLLLVIVIKLYPALVSDDMFKAGKGDWVTAFASIGKSVVYIMCLFGSQKQAKTLLNAM from the coding sequence TTGGGCTATATTCTAGCCTTTATGTTGGTTTATTTCAGCTCAGAAATTTTTGATGTTATAGTCTACTTTTTCAATAAAGGCATTACCTTAGTCAACAGTGTCCTGCCAAAGACAGGTTTCAAATCTGATATAGATACTTCAGGAGTGAGCGGCTGGATCATGAAACAAATAGTTGGCTTAGTTGGTTCAGCAACCGATTTTGTTGGGAACGTTTGTGCTGGAATTATTGCCTTTCTAAGATTTTTCCAGATGTATATTCTCAAGGCTGTGGCACCAATTTTGACAGCTTTATTCATGTCAGAAAAGACAAGAAATATCACTATTAATTTTCTAAAGCTTTTTGCAGCTTATGCTTTTCAAGGATTGTTGTTGGTCATTGTTATTAAACTTTATCCAGCTTTAGTTTCAGATGATATGTTTAAGGCAGGTAAGGGCGATTGGGTAACTGCTTTTGCTTCTATTGGTAAAAGCGTTGTTTACATCATGTGTCTCTTTGGTAGTCAAAAACAAGCGAAAACACTCTTAAATGCTATGTAA
- a CDS encoding lactose transporter, with translation MAEMKYQIRREGSHFKLSFPEEEPATVPFQPSKTKKYKPSIWSKIGTFFDIAFNIIVMVFGFLIATPFFILNVLLNWVVMFLGLSLFWIFAYFAYRVFILNVVEGGNPFETGWSVLAILLISFIGAIMATISKIRE, from the coding sequence ATGGCAGAAATGAAGTATCAAATCAGGCGAGAAGGCAGTCATTTCAAATTATCTTTTCCCGAAGAAGAGCCAGCTACTGTACCATTCCAACCATCAAAGACGAAGAAGTATAAGCCATCCATTTGGTCTAAGATTGGTACTTTTTTTGATATTGCATTCAACATCATTGTCATGGTGTTTGGATTTCTGATTGCGACCCCATTCTTTATCCTAAATGTTCTGTTGAATTGGGTAGTTATGTTTCTTGGATTGTCTCTCTTCTGGATATTTGCTTATTTTGCTTATAGAGTCTTTATCTTGAATGTCGTTGAAGGAGGAAATCCATTTGAGACTGGTTGGTCAGTATTAGCTATTTTACTTATTTCTTTTATCGGAGCTATTATGGCTACCATTAGCAAAATCAGAGAATAA
- a CDS encoding PrgI family protein: MNNKLGSEFIKTFDDYERPIAFGMTKRILILVLGIVLVSAITITISLMGLSDILMYLTAFIVAPPFVIYGLGFDELVKDRVMFNLKVQKRGYLTEFEEGEEFTKDDFKLWRKVKEFDES, encoded by the coding sequence ATGAACAATAAACTAGGGAGTGAATTTATAAAAACGTTTGATGATTATGAACGCCCGATAGCGTTTGGAATGACCAAACGAATTCTAATCTTGGTGTTGGGGATTGTGCTAGTTTCGGCTATTACAATCACCATTTCACTGATGGGACTCTCGGATATTTTAATGTACCTAACGGCTTTTATCGTTGCCCCGCCTTTTGTAATTTATGGGCTAGGCTTTGATGAACTCGTTAAGGATAGAGTGATGTTTAATTTAAAAGTCCAAAAAAGGGGCTATTTAACAGAATTTGAGGAAGGAGAGGAGTTTACAAAAGATGATTTTAAACTTTGGAGGAAAGTCAAAGAATTTGACGAAAGCTGA